A genome region from Primulina eburnea isolate SZY01 chromosome 9, ASM2296580v1, whole genome shotgun sequence includes the following:
- the LOC140841653 gene encoding uncharacterized protein has protein sequence MHTTHKMRFLLLFLLHLHLSHSAAARRPRLPEYRALLSIKASITDDPQAALASWNANTSHCTWKGVTCDSSSRRVTALDISNLSLVGTLSADVGQLRFLYNLSVAANGLFGAVPHQIGDIVSLRYLNLSNNLFNDSFPTQLYGLKNLLVLDLYNNNMTGDFPSQAFLLTELRHLHLGGNFFSGEIPPEFGSFPHLEYLAVSGNELKGTVPPELGRMSQLKELYIGYFNTFSGGIPKEIGNLSNLIRFDAANCGLSGEIPAEIGKLLNLDTLFLQVNGFSGPLTPELGNLKSLKSMDLSNNGFSGEIPLSFSELKNVTLLNLFRNKLTGSIPDFIGELPELQVLQLWENNFTGSIPQNLGTNGNLQEVDVSSNKLTGNLPLNLCNGNQLQTLITLGNFLFGPIPDSLGQCESLNRVRMGDNFLNGSLPKGLLSLPQLTQIELQNNLLSGSFPEANVLSTTLGQISLSNNHLTGPLPPSIGNFVGVQKLLLDGNMFSGSIPSDIGKLQQLSKLDFSRNQFTGPISPEISSCKLLTYVDLSRNQLSGEIPAEITGMRILNYLNLSKNNLVGSIPSSIASMQSLTSVDFSYNNLSGLVPGTGQFSYFNYTSFLGNPNLCGPYLGPCKGGVSDGVERPHEKGTFSPSMKLLLVIGLLVCSIIFAVAAIVKARSLKKASDSRAWKLTAFQRLDFTCDDVLDCLKEDNIIGKGGAGIVYKGVMPDGEQVAVKRLPVMSRGSSHDHGFNAEIQTLGRIRHRHIVRLLGFCSNHETNLLVYEYMPNGSLGEVLHGKKGGHLLWDTRYKIAVEAAKGLCYLHHDCSPLIIHRDVKSNNILLDSNFEAHVADFGLAKFLQDSGTSECMSAIAGSYGYIAPEYAYTLKVDEKSDVYSFGVVLLELVTGRKPVGEFGDGVDIVQWVRKMTDGNKEGVLKVLDTRLATVPLHEMMHIFYVAMLCVEEQAVERPTMREVVQILTELPKPPGSKLGDEASSGESVTADAKSHQPQPTQSPPPDLLSI, from the exons ATGCACACAACACACAAAATGCGTTTCCTCCTACTcttcctcctccacctccatcTCAGCCACTCCGCCGCCGCTAGAAGGCCGAGGTTGCCGGAGTACCGAGCTCTCCTCTCCATAAAAGCTTCGATCACCGATGATCCACAAGCTGCCTTAGCCTCGTGGAATGCCAACACCAGCCACTGCACGTGGAAGGGCGTGACATGCGACTCCTCCAGCCGTCGAGTGACTGCCCTCGATATATCAAATCTCAGCCTTGTCGGCACACTCTCTGCCGACGTTGGCCAACTCCGGTTTCTCTATAACCTCTCTGTTGCCGCTAACGGCCTATTTGGTGCAGTTCCTCATCAAATCGGTGACATTGTTAGCCTGCGTTATCTTAATCTCTCTAACAATCTCTTCAATGACAGCTTCCCCACTCAGCTATACGGTCTGAAAAATCTACTGGTTCTCGACCTATATAACAATAACATGACAGGGGACTTCCCTTCGCAAGCCTTTTTACTCACCGAACTCCGCCATTTGCATCTTGGAGGAAACTTCTTTAGTGGGGAAATTCCACCGGAGTTTGGCTCTTTTCCACATCTGGAATACCTCGCTGTTTCGGGGAATGAATTAAAGGGGACTGTTCCACCCGAGTTAGGGAGAATGTCTCAGCTGAAAGAGCTGTACATTGGGTATTTCAACACGTTTTCAGGTGGGATACCGAAAGAGATTGGGAATTTATCCAACTTGATACGGTTTGATGCTGCCAACTGTGGGCTTTCTGGTGAGATTCCGGCGGAGATCGGAAAGTTACTGAATTTGGACACCCTGTTTCTCCAGGTGAATGGGTTTTCTGGGCCTTTGACACCGGAGCTTGGGAACCTGAAGAGCTTGAAATCTATGGATCTTTCAAACAACGGTTTCTCTGGCGAAATACCACTCTCATTTTCGGAGCTAAAAAACGTGACACTCTTAAACCTTTTTAGGAATAAGCTCACCGGCTCTATTCCCGATTTCATCGGCGAGTTGCCGGAGCTTCAGGTGTTGCAGTTGTGGGAGAACAATTTCACGGGAAGTATTCCCCAGAATCTTGGAACGAATGGTAATCTGCAAGAAGTAGATGTTAGTTCAAACAAATTGACCGGAAATTTGCCATTGAACTTGTGTAATGGTAACCAGCTTCAGACCTTGATTACTCTCGGAAACTTCTTGTTTGGCCCGATTCCTGATTCATTAGGTCAATGCGAGTCATTGAATCGGGTACGCATGGGCGACAACTTTCTCAATGGCTCCCTTCCCAAAGGGCTGTTGAGTTTGCCTCAGCTAACTCAAATCGAGCTTCAGAATAATCTTCTCTCTGGTTCATTTCCAGAGGCTAATGTGCTATCCACTACTCTGGGCCAGATTAGTCTATCCAACAATCACCTAACCGGGCCGTTGCCACCGAGTATAGGTAATTTCGTGGGTGTACAGAAGCTTCTGCTCGATGGTAATATGTTCTCAGGGAGCATACCATCCGACATAGGGAAGTTACAGCAGCTGTCAAAATTGGATTTCAGCCGCAACCAATTTACGGGCCCGATTTCTCCTGAGATAAGCTCGTGCAAGCTGCTAACTTACGTTGATCTTAGCCGGAATCAACTTTCCGGTGAGATTCCGGCTGAGATAACCGGTATGAGGATTTTGAACTACTTGAATTTGTCTAAAAACAATTTGGTAGGCAGCATTCCCTCTTCAATTGCTAGTATGCAGAGCTTAACATCTGTTGATTTTTCGTATAACAATCTGTCTGGTTTGGTTCCTGGCACTGGTCAGTTTAGTTACTTTAACTACACTTCGTTTTTGGGCAATCCCAATCTTTGCGGACCCTATCTTGGGCCTTGTAAAGGTGGCGTTTCTGATGGGGTTGAAAGACCTCATGAGAAAGGGACTTTCTCTCCATCCATGAAGCTTTTACTTGTTATCGGATTGCTGGTCTGTTCCATTATATTTGCCGTGGCAGCTATAGTTAAGGCTCGCTCCTTGAAGAAAGCGAGCGACTCACGTGCCTGGAAGCTTACTGCCTTCcaaagattggattttacttgtGATGATGTTTTGGATTGTCTGAAAGAAGATAATATAATTGGGAAGGGCGGTGCTGGAATAGTTTACAAGGGAGTAATGCCGGATGGCGAACAGGTGGCTGTTAAAAGATTGCCCGTTATGAGTCGCGGCTCGTCCCATGATCATGGGTTCAATGCTGAGATACAGACTCTGGGGAGAATCAGGCATAGGCACATTGTTAGATTGTTGGGGTTCTGTTCAAATCATGAAACTAATCTTTTGGTATACGAGTACATGCCTAATGGAAGCTTGGGGGAAGTGCTTCATGGCAAGAAAGGAGGTCATTTGCTTTGGGATACACGGTATAAGATCGCGGTGGAGGCTGCGAAAGGCCTTTGCTATCTTCACCACGACTGCTCGCCTTTGATTATTCACCGTGATGTTAAATCAAACAATATCCTCCTTGATTCGAATTTCGAAGCTCATGTAGCTGATTTTGGATTGGCCAAGTTCTTGCAAGATTCGGGGACATCCGAGTGCATGTCAGCTATTGCTGGCTCGTATGGATATATTGCTCCAG AGTATGCATACACGCTCAAGGTCGACGAGAAGAGCGATGTATACAGCTTCGGTGTAGTTCTCTTAGAACTTGTAACCGGAAGAAAGCCGGTGGGGGAGTTTGGTGATGGAGTAGACATAGTTCAATGGGTAAGAAAAATGACTGATGGAAACAAGGAAGGAGTACTAAAGGTTCTTGATACAAGACTTGCCACCGTCCCCCTTCACGAGATGATGCATATTTTCTACGTAGCTATGCTTTGTGTGGAAGAACAAGCAGTCGAGCGCCCCACCATGCGAGAGGTGGTGCAAATACTCACAGAGCTTCCAAAGCCGCCTGGCTCCAAGCTcggggacgaagcatcaagcgGCGAATCTGTCACCGCAGATGCAAAGAGCCATCAACCTCAGCCAACTCAATCACCACCACCTGATCTTCTCAGCATATGA